The nucleotide sequence TTCCGTGATCAGGGTGTGACCAGTGACCACAGGCATTCAACCTGATTGACGTGGACACCGTCGTCTGTGACAAACGTTTCCAAGTGTGGAACGACCTTCTCGTTTTCGTGAAGGTATTATCCAGTCCAAGGACATGCAAATGACGAAGGCTAGGTGGAATATAGTAGGCCGATAATATATTCCACACCTCACCACTATATTGTGGTTTATTATTGGATTATGCGAATTAAAATACTTAATTAGATGCCGTTTTTACAAAAGAATCTTCGGCCTACAACTTATACAGATGATAATAATATATAATAAATATTATTGATATGGATGTGCTACTGGCGACCTCACCAAAACGTTGATTTGCAAGTAACGTCGAGCATAGGGCAATGAGACATCCAGGCCTCAAGTTCAGGATGGCCGTCGTCGGGTCGATCCTGTTCGGCTTTTACGCCGTGGTGGCGCTCGCCCTGTATGCCGCCTTCGGCGGTGGGACCACCATCCTCGCAGTAATCCTGCTGGGCAGCGTCGGCTTCGTCGGCGTCCAGTACAAGATCGGCAAGTGGGCCGCCCTCAGGAGTGTCGGGGCCGAAGACATGCCCGAGGACGACCCCCGATTCCGGGAGATCCACCGTTCGATCGAGCGGATGAGCGACGAAATGGGCATCGACAAGCCCCGCGTGATGGTCGCCGAGATGGGCGTCCCCAACGCCTTCGCCGTCGGGCGGAAGAAGGCCGGCGTCGTAGTCGTCTCCGCCGAGCTCATCCACATGCTCGATCACGACGAGCTGGAGGGCGTCCTCGCCCACGAACTCGCCCACATCCGGAATCGCGACGTGATCATGATGGTCGTCGGCCAGGGCATCGCCTCGATCGTCGCGCTGGTCGCGCAGTTCGCCGTCCTCTTTGCGGGCGACAACGACTTCGGCGACTTCATCATGGCGATGGTCGTCGGGAACATCGTCCAGTTCATCGTGATGATCTTCGTGATGGCGATCTCCCGCTACCGGGAATACGTCGCCGACAGTGACGCCTCTGACATCACTGGCGGCGAACCCCTTGCACGCGCACTCGAAAAGATCAACTCGGCCGATCACAGCCGGAGCAAGATCGACGAGCAGGCCAGCGCGCTCTGTATCAAGGGCGAGGAACGTAGCCTGCTGTCGAAGATCTTCTCGACGCACCCGCCGACCGAGGAGCGCATTCGGCGGCTTCGGGCCTGATTTTCGAGGCTGCCGAGTTCCGTCGTCGGTCACGCCAGCCTGACCGGGCCGCTATTTGCTGGCTCGCCGTCTTCGAGGAGCCACGCGAACACGGGCACGTACGCGAGCCAGGCGAGGAGGTAGCCCGCCCCGACGAGGACGTTTCCCGCACTGAAGCCGCCGTAGATGCCGTCGACCGTCCCGATCAGGACCACGACGATGGCGAGAAACGCGACCCCCGGTCGGTCGAGCCAGTCGTAGCCGACGCCGATCAGCGACCCGAGCACGTAACAGAACGCATAGCGGCCGGCCGCGACGAGCGCGATATTCCCCCAGAACAGCAACTCGACCGGCACGTCGAAGTCACTCTCCAGGCCGGCCAGCAGGAGTCGCACCGACCGGTAGAACGCCTCGCCGTGGGTCAGCATGACAACGGCGGTGAGGACAACTGTCAGCGCGCCGACGACGCGGCCGGCAACAACGCCAACGCTGCCCGGATCAGTTCGATTGACCATCGCTCTGGGTCGGGCTTGACGCCCCCGCTACTCGAACGTGACTGCCGTCCCGTAGGCGATGACCTCCGAACCGCCGTTGGCGATCTCGGAACTCTCCAGGCGGACGTTCACGACGGCGTCGGCCCCCATCGAACGGGCGTCCTCTGCCATTCGTTCTAAAGCCTCGTCGCGGGCGTCGGTCAGCAACTCCGAATACGCTTTCAACTCGCCGCCGGTGATGTTGCGGATAGATTGGGTGATGTCCCGGCCGACGTTGCGGGCCTTGACTGTGTTGCCGCGGGCGATGCCGAGCGAGTCGTCGATCTCTTCGCCTGGGACTGTCTCGGTTGTAACGAACTCCATACTGAAGCGTCTCGCGAGTTCCTACTAAAACCAGGGTCTGGGCTTCGCGCGCTGAAGTATGATCTCTCTCGGTTCACTGTCGGTCGCTTCATGATCCGTTCGTTGCTCCGTGACGGGCACTATGGGCCTTCAGTAACTGGACGAGCACAGCAAGCGGTATTATGCGGGACGGCCGCATATTTAATCCTCGGTAATGTATATCAAAACATATTTATAGAGTGTTAATTTAACTTGACAGTTATGAAGCGGACTTGCCATTGGATCCTCGTCGTCCTCGTCACTCTTTCACTCGTCACAACGCCGGTGATCGGCGCGCTCAATGCTAACGGACCGAACGCGGCCGATGTATCGTCTCCTGCCGACTATCGGGCCCCCGGCGGCCCCACTGGCACACAGTCGGATGCGAGTGAGTCACCGGAAACACAGGTAGCCACGAACGGCTTTTTCGAGCGAGCAGCGACGGCCTTGTACAACGGGTTGTTCGACCAAAATACGACACAGGTTGTTCACGGTGACGCTGGCGTTCGCGTGTCGTTTCCGGCGTCCGATTTTGACAGCGCGAACGTCACAATTACGTCCTACCCGGCCGACGGCGATCACTCTCTCCCCAGTGTCAGTCCGACCGTCCGGATCTCGACCCCGTACCGACTGGCCGGTAATCCGACGGTTTCGCTGCCGGTGTCCGATTCAGTGAACAGATCCGACTTCGATCACCTGGCGATCTATCGCTGGGATGCGAACGGGATGGCCCGCGGCTGGCACCCCGTCGAAACAGCGATCGACGGTCAGAACCGCCGTGCGAACGCGACCGTCTCCTCGCTCGGCCATTTCACCGTTCTGAACCAGACGGTCTGGAACGAATCTACCCGGGTTCGGCGACCTGACACGATCGCTCCCGAGGACCCAGCGGGAATCTACGTCGGCACCGAAAACGGCACAGTCCGGAAAGTAACGACCGATAGCGGAGAGACGGTCTGGGCCCGATCGGTCGCCGGCGATGGCGAGACGACGATTGCGACCGATCCGGACGGGGCAATCTACGCTGCAACCAACGATACTGCGCTGGTCTCACAGTTCGACTGGGTGGATGGCTCCCGGAGCGGGCAGGTCGACTTCCAGCGGAAGGTTCACGCCCTCACGACCGAACTCCCCGGCAGCGTCATCGCAGCGGCAACCGGGGACCGCGGGGGCAACATCACCCTGGCCGATCTCGAAGACGGCTATCGGCCCTGGACGCTGATCCACTTCAGCAAGCACGCGTCCGATTATAACCTCGATGCCGTCACGGAGGGTGCTGGTGGTGGGCTCTATGCGGGACTCTATTTCGAAAGCCGACGCGAACCGACGCGACTGGTGCGGCTGAACAGGACGGTACTCGACGAGCCAACCCAGGACGAGAAAAACGACAGCCGATTCACCCGCTGGGAGACGACGCTTACACCACGCTACATCAACGCCCTCCAGCAGCGAGGCGACCGACTTTTCGTCGCCACTTCGACCGGCGTTCGCAGCGTCGACACCGAGACCGGTTCGACGCAGTGGTCGACGCCGATCGACGGGGGCGTCTCCAGCATCGCCGTCGGCCCGAACGGCACGGTGTATGCGACCAACACGACCGGTGCGGACACACCACCGATCTTACTCCAACTCGATCCTACGACGGGATCGATCGACGCTCGACGGACACTTCCGCTGCACGCGCAAGCGACGATTAGCGATCTGACGGTCGGGGCCAACGGAACGGTCTACGTAGGATCGGAAACCGGTGCCGTGTACGATCCAAACGGGGCACAGAACAGTACCGCCGGTGGGGCCGACACCGTGGAGTCGATCTCGCCGGCGCAGGTCCGCGCTGGGGGCAGTGAGAATTCACATCCTCGCAGCGAGTTCCCCCAGTCAGAAGCGAACGATAGTATCGGGACAGCATCCACTCTCAACGATGCAGACAGTCAGGGTTCGCTCTCGATCCAGGCGACACAGACCCGCATTACGCCGGAGGAGGACCTGACACTGCAGTTCTCCGCAGACGCCGAAACGCCCGCGACGATCGAAATCACAACGACGAGTGGACAGGTTCTGCTTCAGCAATCGGTGATGGCCACCACGCAGACCCAGCAACTCTCGGTTTCGGGGTTCTCGACCGGGGAATACGTCGCGACGATCGAAGCCGACGGGAGCGCGTTGAACGACTCGACGGAGACGATCACGGTCGCTGATTCCGCAGCGACCGGTCCGACCGACATCTCGATACAAGCGGCCGATCGTAACATCACGACCGACGAGCAACTCGTCCTGCAATTCGCTGCCGACCAGCAGACGGCCGCGACGCTTCGTCTCAACACCACTGACGGCAGGACACTTCTCAAGCGGTCCGTGACAGCGACGACACAGACAAGCCAGCTGTCCGTGCCGAATCTGAGTGCCGGGACGTACGTCGCGACGATCGAAGCGACATCGGCCAGTCTGAGCGATTCGACGGCACAAATTTCGGTTTCCAGTGCCG is from Halorhabdus sp. BNX81 and encodes:
- a CDS encoding M48 family metalloprotease; protein product: MAVVGSILFGFYAVVALALYAAFGGGTTILAVILLGSVGFVGVQYKIGKWAALRSVGAEDMPEDDPRFREIHRSIERMSDEMGIDKPRVMVAEMGVPNAFAVGRKKAGVVVVSAELIHMLDHDELEGVLAHELAHIRNRDVIMMVVGQGIASIVALVAQFAVLFAGDNDFGDFIMAMVVGNIVQFIVMIFVMAISRYREYVADSDASDITGGEPLARALEKINSADHSRSKIDEQASALCIKGEERSLLSKIFSTHPPTEERIRRLRA
- a CDS encoding YbjQ family protein, whose product is MEFVTTETVPGEEIDDSLGIARGNTVKARNVGRDITQSIRNITGGELKAYSELLTDARDEALERMAEDARSMGADAVVNVRLESSEIANGGSEVIAYGTAVTFE